AACATTAACCCAACCACTGCACCCAACAACAGATTCTGCTGGAGATTGGGGCCCATTTGCATACCTTTTTGCGGTTCTTCAACAACTTCCCAATTAAATCCGCCTTTAGAAAGTTCTTGGCGCAACTGCTGTTCTGCTCTCAACAGTTGTTCTAACCTTTCGCGGCTAAATTGTAACTGCGGTAGTATGCGATTGTAATAAGCCAAAAGCGGCGGGAAGCGTTTGAGTTGAAAGCGCAAGTCGTTCTCTTTTTGAGCCAAAGTTTGATCGCGAGCTGCTAATGCAACTATAGTTGTCTGCGTTTCTACTAACTGACTCGCAAGATTCAGGTCAATTTGTCCGAGTTGTCCTTGTTCTAGAAGGTTTTCTCCAGCCGCAACTGCTCCAGCTGGTAATCCTCCTAAAGTTCTGGTGACTTCTTGTTGTAATAATTCCTTTTGTCCTTGAAGCTGTTCTTTTAACTTTTGGACGTTAGGAGTTTCATCAGTGAAGCGCAAGCGTTCTTGTGATAAAGCTAATTCGGTTTTTTGGATTTCGTTGAGTAAACCTTGATAGCGAGTAGATTGGCTCAAGCGAGAAGAAACAAGAGCATTTTGTGGAGAACGGTTAAGTTGTTCTTGCAGAGATTGTTGACGAGCTAAAGCTTCTTCGTATAGAGAACGAGTAGCACGTCGTTCTTCTTGAAGTTTGTTTAAATTTTCTTCAAGGGCTTTTGCTTGTGTTTCTGGATCTATTAAATTTTGATTTCTCCGAAACCTTTGCAAATTAGTTTCCGAAGCGTTTACTTCATCGCTGGCCTTCTTTAACTGATCTCTGATAACTTGCAGACCCTTTTGTAAACGTGCATCCTGCTGCTGCTTGTTATATTCCACATATACTTGGCGAATGGCAGCCAGAACTTTTTGGGTTTTGTCTGGGTCTTTACTGGTATATTCAACTTGGAAAATTTTAGTTGCGACATTATCGTCTTTAGTCTTGATTTGATTTAAGACTAAAGCAGCTTTAATCTCAGCTACAGTAATATCTGGATAGTCTTGTTGAAGTTTATCAACTGCTTTTTGAATTAATCCAGAACTCTGCATCAAATTCAGCTGAGTCGCCGTGTCAATTTCAACGTTAGGGTCAGTAAATTGATTTTCTGCTCCTGCTGTTCCTGGTTTAACTTGATAGTTGGGTTCTACTAACAACTGCATCGAGCTTTTGTAGGTTGGCTGTGTTTTTGTAGTGATAAAACCTGCAAAAGTAACGGAAGTCAAAAATACCAGTACAAACCAAGGAAATCTGCGTACAAGTACGGCAAATATCTGTCCGTAACCCACTTCATTGTCGGAGGCGAGATTGGGGCTAGGATTAAGAGCTTGAACCACGTTTATTATCCTTCTCCTAATAAATCACTGGATTTATGCATTCTCCAAGCTTGGTCAATAATCTGTTCGACTTTACTAAAGAATGCGCTTTCAGAAAAATTTGTCACTGCATGATTGCGGATATTTTGATAATCCCAAGTTATTTGCCCAGCTTCTAATAATGCAGCTTGTAATGATTCGGGCGTTTGTCTTTTAAAAAATACCCCGGTTTCTCTAGGTACTTGAGTATCTAATACACCACCTGCTCCATAAGCAATGACTGGAGTACCGCTAGCATTAGCTTCTACTGGAACTAAACCGTAATCTTCTAAAGCTGCAACAATGACAGACTTCGCTTTAGAAAACAAGTCTTTACGTTGGCGATCGCTTACATGACCTAAGAACTCAATATTATCTAATGCTTTGGATTTTAAGCGTTCTTGTTCTGGTCCATCACCGGAAATTAATAATCGCCAACCTAGCCAATTAAAAGCTTCAATTATTATATCTAAACGCTTATAACTAATCATCCTCGCTGATGCCAAATAATATTCATCCTTGCTAGCAGAAAACACAAACTTACTGGTATCAATTGGATAGTTGACAACAATCGCTTGCTTGTTGTAAATATCTTGAATGCGGCGAGCAACAATGCTGGAATTCGCAATATAAAGGTCTGGTTCTTGTGCGTATTCCAGGTCTACATTTCGCATTAATTGGAATACTTTTTCAATTAATGGGGCAAAATATCGATAATCTCCATATTCCCGTAAATAGGTTTCTGTATCCCACAGGAAACGGGTGACATTATGACAAAAGCAAATATGCAGCGCATCGGGATGTTTTTTGACTGCTTTAGCAAAACTCGTGCTACTACTAATAATTAGATCGTAGGCTTGTAAATTTAAAGCCCGAAAAGCGGGAAAATATAAAGGGGCAATCAAGCGAAAATATCTGACTGCACCCGGAATATTTTGTAAGAAGGTTGTATTAACTATGCGATCGCTTAAATCAATTGTTTTTTGGCGATCGTACAAAGAGGTGTAAATATCGGCTTCGGGATAGCGCTTACACAGCAACTCGAATACGCGCTCTGCTCCACCGCGCTGGGTTAAGTAATCATGGACTAGAGCTATTTTCATAATTTCAGTTCATAAACCTTTGTAGCTTTGTGCTTAGTGGTGAAAAATTTCTTTTTGAACCACAAAGGCACAAAGACACAAAGAAAAATAGGTTTTTGCCTATGAATTTGGGGTTTTATCCAACAGCTACGAGGGTTTTTTCTGTGGCGAAATAAGCGTTTTGCTCGGCTCGTAGTTGGTCGCAAAGTCTACCAGGGGGTAATTCTATATCGTCGTAGGTGAGGACTCGATCCTTTGGAATATCGCGTTTGAGGCGGCATCCTTCAGCTAATCCCATCGGTAGGAGGTTTTGCTGTTGGGCGATCGCAGAATTTTCGCATTGTCCGTAGGTCATGTAGTAGCCAATACCATCCAGGGTTTCGCCAGCTTTTAAATCGATTTTGGCGGTGGTGACTACATCTACTACCGGGCCTGCAAGGGGAGACATCACCGCATCTTGGAAGAGGACAGCACGGGCTACGGATAGGGGAACTTCAAAATGGCAGAGGTGATAAGGAGTATAGAAGCTATAAAGAGGGCCTTCACCGAGTTTGTAGAGGTTGAGGTAGTGGCGTTGTTTGGGGTCTTCGTGAGTTGCAAACACAAATACTCCTGGGCCTGGTTTTGCTCCTACTACATAATCAACAATCCCGCCTAGTTCTTTGAGCTGTTCCACGTCATACATATTGGTCATTTCATCCACATGACCGCTGAAGTCATATCCCAGCATTCCCCGTTTAGCAACTGTCATGCCTGTGGCGTTAGCAACGATCGCCTGTTCAAAGGAAATTTTTGTCCCATCAGCAAAGCTAGTCACCATGTGGGCTTTCTGACCCCAACGCTTGGCAAATGCTTCTTGAGTGGTGGGGTTGCGATAGGGGTCTTGAAGTCCTTTAATGTTACCGCACAACAACGGAGTCAGACCA
The genomic region above belongs to Calothrix sp. NIES-2098 and contains:
- a CDS encoding lipopolysaccharide biosynthesis protein encodes the protein MVQALNPSPNLASDNEVGYGQIFAVLVRRFPWFVLVFLTSVTFAGFITTKTQPTYKSSMQLLVEPNYQVKPGTAGAENQFTDPNVEIDTATQLNLMQSSGLIQKAVDKLQQDYPDITVAEIKAALVLNQIKTKDDNVATKIFQVEYTSKDPDKTQKVLAAIRQVYVEYNKQQQDARLQKGLQVIRDQLKKASDEVNASETNLQRFRRNQNLIDPETQAKALEENLNKLQEERRATRSLYEEALARQQSLQEQLNRSPQNALVSSRLSQSTRYQGLLNEIQKTELALSQERLRFTDETPNVQKLKEQLQGQKELLQQEVTRTLGGLPAGAVAAGENLLEQGQLGQIDLNLASQLVETQTTIVALAARDQTLAQKENDLRFQLKRFPPLLAYYNRILPQLQFSRERLEQLLRAEQQLRQELSKGGFNWEVVEEPQKGMQMGPNLQQNLLLGAVVGLMLGGIAAFMREASDDAVHTTAELEKHVALPVLGVTPKLPTTKPRESTIKLPFGKPEVLAPWTVEVLQSPLRWESLDLIYKNIELLNTVANLKSLMITSALPDEGKSALALGLAMSAARLHKKVLLIDANLRDPSLHNQLNLPNDQGLSTLLTSEAALPNQVSIQYAGSSYIDILTAGPIPTDAANLLSSPRMTELMATFEENYDLILVDGSPVLGLVDAMLTASSCRSVVMVASIGRVTRSQMAQATAMLSKLNLIGVVANGVSNSHSTYVPYAKPQRFALQQALEK
- a CDS encoding group 1 glycosyl transferase produces the protein MKIALVHDYLTQRGGAERVFELLCKRYPEADIYTSLYDRQKTIDLSDRIVNTTFLQNIPGAVRYFRLIAPLYFPAFRALNLQAYDLIISSSTSFAKAVKKHPDALHICFCHNVTRFLWDTETYLREYGDYRYFAPLIEKVFQLMRNVDLEYAQEPDLYIANSSIVARRIQDIYNKQAIVVNYPIDTSKFVFSASKDEYYLASARMISYKRLDIIIEAFNWLGWRLLISGDGPEQERLKSKALDNIEFLGHVSDRQRKDLFSKAKSVIVAALEDYGLVPVEANASGTPVIAYGAGGVLDTQVPRETGVFFKRQTPESLQAALLEAGQITWDYQNIRNHAVTNFSESAFFSKVEQIIDQAWRMHKSSDLLGEG
- a CDS encoding SAF domain-containing protein: MIIIDRALQARAALGRPIKVGMIGAGFMGRGIANQIINSVPGMELVAISNRKIDAAKQAYREAGIEDIQIVANIAEIEDAIAHGKYAVTEDADLLCRADGIEALIEVTGAVEFGAHIVMSAIAHRKHVIMMNAELDGTIGPILKVYADKAGVILSACDGDQPGVEMNLYRFVKSIGLTPLLCGNIKGLQDPYRNPTTQEAFAKRWGQKAHMVTSFADGTKISFEQAIVANATGMTVAKRGMLGYDFSGHVDEMTNMYDVEQLKELGGIVDYVVGAKPGPGVFVFATHEDPKQRHYLNLYKLGEGPLYSFYTPYHLCHFEVPLSVARAVLFQDAVMSPLAGPVVDVVTTAKIDLKAGETLDGIGYYMTYGQCENSAIAQQQNLLPMGLAEGCRLKRDIPKDRVLTYDDIELPPGRLCDQLRAEQNAYFATEKTLVAVG